The following nucleotide sequence is from Streptomyces sp. HUAS CB01.
GAAACGGAAATCCGGAGGTCAGGGGCGACCCGGCGCGGTGACCTGTGCCATCGTGCGGCTTGCGGATTCTTCGACTCCGGGACCGGTTCCGCCGTGCGTGGAACCGGTGGCGCCGGACATGATCTCGGACGTGAACGACGGCGGACCGGTCGGACTGCACCGGCGGCATCGCCACCACCGCAAGGAGAACCTGTGACTTCCCCGCCCGCCCTGCTCATCGCCGCGGACGGTGTCCGGCACGACGCCGGCGCCGCGGCACTGCTGGACCTCGTGGAGCACCTGGGCAGCCGCCATCCCGGAATCCCCGTCGCGGCCGGCCTCCTCGGCCCCGGCCGGTGGCCGCTCTCGGAGGCCGTGGGCGAGCTCGTCGCCGCCGGAGCCGACCGGCTGGCCGCCGTCCCCCTGGCGCTGGTACCGGACCGCTGGAGCGAGGACGCCCTGTCCACGGCGCTGGACGCGGTCCGCGAGGAACAGCCCGGCCTCACCGTCGCCGTGAGCCGCGCCCTCGGCCCCGACCCCGCGCTGCTCGCGCTGCTGGAGCAGCGGCTCGACGAGGCGCTGGGCGGCGGTGCGCGCTCACCGCGGGACCGCGCCGACGTGACCGTGCTGCTGGCCGCGCCCGGCTCGGCGGATCCGCAGGCCAACGCGGAGGTGCACCGGGCGGCGCGGCTGCTCTGGGAGGGCCGGGGGTACGCGGGGGTCGAGACGGCGTTCGTGTCGACGGCCGCGCCGGACGTGCCGACCGGGCTGGACCGCTGCGTACGGCTCGGGGCGCGGCGGGTCGTGGTGCTCCCGTACGCCCTGTTCGACGGCGGGCCGGTCGAACGGGCCGTGCTGCACGCCGAGGGCTGGGCCGAGGCCCACCCGGACACGGACGTGCGCTGCGCCGAAGTGATCGGCGCGGCGGACGAGTTGGCCGATCTGGTCGTCGACCGCTACCGGGAGGCCGTGGCCTCGCCGGTCCCGGCCGCGGCGGGACGACCATGAACGACGACATCCACGATCTCCGGCACCACGGTGACGCGGAGGTCCGCGACGGCGCACTGACCGATCTCGCGGTCAACGTCCGCACCGGCACTCCGCCGGGGTGGCTGCGGGAGCACATCGCGGAGTCGCTGACGTCGCTCGCCGCCTACCCGGACGGCCGGGCGGCCCGGGCGGCGGTCGCGGCACGGCACGGGCTGCCGGTGGAGCGGGTGCTGCTGACGGCCGGGGCGGCGGAGGCGTTCGTGCTGATCGCCCGTGCCCTGCGGGTCAGCCGGCCGGTGGTGGTCCACCCCCAGTTCACGGAGCCCGAGGCCGCGCTCCGGGACGCCGGCCACCGCGTGGAGCGCGTCGTGCTGCGTGCCGAGGACGGCTTCCGGCTGGACCCGTCCGCGGTGCCCGAGAGCGCGGACCTCGTCGTCGTCGGCAACCCGACCAACCCGACGTCGGTGCTCCATCCCGCCGCCGAACTGGCCCGGCTCGCCCGGCCCGGGCGGATCCTGGTCGTCGACGAGGCGTTCATGGACGCGGTGCCCGGCGAACCGGAGGCCCTGGCGGCCCGGACCGACATACCCGGGCTGGTCGTGCTGCGCAGCCTCACCAAGACCTGGGGCCTCGCGGGCCTGCGGATCGGCTACGTCCTCGCCGAGCCCGGGACGGTCGCCCGGCTCGAACGGGCGCAGCCGCTCTGGCCGGTGGGGACCCCGGCCCTCGCCGCGGCCGAGGCCTGCATGTCGCCCCGGGCGCTCGCGGAGGCCGCGGCGGCGGCGGAGCGGATCGCGGCGGACCGGGCGCATCTGCTCGCGGGACTCGCGGAGTTCGACGAGGTACGGGTGGTGCCGGCGGCCGCCGGGCCGTTCGTCCTCGTCCGCATCGACCGCGCGGACGAGGTACGCGGACGGCTCCGGGCCCTCGGCTTCGCGGCCCGGCGCGGGGACACGTTCCCGGGACTGGGCCACGACTGGCTGCGCCTCGCGGTCCGGGACCGCGCCACGACGAACCGCTTCCTCCAGGCTCTCGACCAGGCCCTGACCCTCGTCGGCGCGTAGGCGCCGGGCCCGCTTGCGGGCGGGGGCGTTGCGTGCGTGCGGACGGCGCCGCCCCGGTGAGGGTGACGCGTACGTGCTCCGCGCCCGCAGGGGGCCACCGGCGCCCACCGGCTACGCGCGGCGGCGGGCCAGGGCGACCGCGCCGCCGCCCAGGGCGAGGAGGACCACCGAACCCGCAGCGAACCACGGTGTCGACGCGTCCCCGCCGGTCGCCGCCAGATCGTCCGTCGCGGGGGGCTTCGCCGCTTCCCCGCCGGTCTGCGGCTTGACGTCGGGCGCCGTCGTGGCGGGCGGTTCGTCGACGGGCTCGCCCGACGGGGTCTCGCAGGTCGCCTCCGCGAGCGTCAGCGTCCCGTCGACCTCGGCGACGTTCAGCTTCAACGGGTCGACGGAGACCTTGAGTTCGAGGGCCGTGGCCGCGGCCGTGCGCGAGGTCGTGCCGGTACGGGACAGGTCGAGGGTGACGACGCCGACGCCGGGCACCTTGACCTCGGTCGTGCCGCCCGTCGTGAGCGTGGTCTTCCGGCCGAGGACGGTGACCGAGCCGAGCAGACGGGACCGGGCGACCGGCTTCCTCCCCACCTCGCAGACCGCCTCGGACGTCACCTGCCCGACCTCGACGAGGGAGAGCAGCGGCAGCCCCGGCACGTGCACCTCGGCGTGGGCGAGTTCCACACGGCCCTCCGCGCTGTCCCGGTCCGCGGTGGCCTTCGCGCTCGCCACCTCGGCCTGCAGCACGTTGAACGGCTTGCCCTGGTCGACACCTTCGAGCTGGACGGCCAGCGCGGTCTTCTCGGCGCTCGCGGGCGCCTGGACCTCGTTGAGGGACGTCTTCAGCGGCACCCGGACACTGTTGCTGAGCAGCGAGACGTCCAGCCCGGTCCGGAGGACGACCGCGCTCGACCGTCCGTCGCCGCCGCCCGTCGCCTGGGCCGGCGCGGCGAGCGCCACGGGCCCGACGGCCAGCACTGCCGCGGCCGCGGCGGCCGTCGAGCGGCGTACGGGCATGCGGAAGGTGTTGCTCTTCACGGTGGTGGAACCCCCACGGGAGACATGACGTCGCCGCGCGCCCGCGACAGGGACTCGTGCGCGGCGGCGGCGATCGGGAACACCGGAATACTCACGCACCGAGAGTGAACCGTCAGACACCTGGGGTGAGTTCACTCCAAAGTGACGTTTCCGCGCTCGCATTCGATTACCGATGCACGGACGTTCCCCCGCGTCCCCCGGGCGGCGGGCGCGAAGGGCGTGCACCGGGGCGGCCGGGGGTGGTGCGCACCCATCGGGGACAGGCGGCACGAAAGAGGCACAACGAGCCGGAGCCGGCCCGCGTCACGGTCCGTCAACCGACGACGCGCCCGCGCATCACCACCGTGCGGGGCGCCGCCAGTACCCGTACGTCCGCCCTCGGGTCGCTGTCGTACACGACCAGGTCCGCCGGGGCGCCTTCCTCCAGGCCGGGCCGGCCGAGCCAGCTCCGGGCGCCCCAGGCGGTCGCGGAGAGCGCGTCCACCACCGGGAGCCCGGCCCTGACCAGCTCGGCGACCTCGGCGGCGACGAGCCCGTGCGGCAGGGTGCCGCCGGCGTCGGTGCCGACGTAGACGGGGATGCCCGCGTCCCAGGCCGAGCGGACGGTGTCGTACCGGCGTTCGTGGAGCCGGCGCATATGGTCCGACCAGCGCGGGAACCTGCTCTCGCCGCCGGCCGCGAGCTGCGGGAAGGTGGCGATGTTGACCAGCGTCGGGACGATGGCCACACCGCGCTCGGCGAACAGCGGGATCAGGTCCTCGGTCAGTCCGGTGGCGTGCTCGATGCAGTCGATTCCCGCCTCGACGAGGTCGCGCAGCGAGTCCTCCGCGAAGCAGTGCGCGGTGACCCGGGCACCGAGGCGGTGCGCCTCGGCGATGGCCGCCTCGACCGCGCCGCGCGGCCAGCACGCGGTGAGGTCGCCGACCTCCCGGTCGATCCAGTCGCCGACGAGCTTGACCCAGCCGTCGCCGCGCCGGGCCTCCCGGGCCACGTAGGCGACCAGGTCCTCGGGCTCGATCTCGTGGGCGTAGTTGCGGATGTAGCGGCGGGTGCGGGCGATGTGCCGGCCGGCGCGGATGATCCTCGGGAGGTCCTCGCGGTCGTCGATCCAGCGGGTGTCCGCGGCCGATCCGGCGTCGCGGATGAGGAGGGTGCCCGCGTCCCGGTCGGTCAGCGCCTGCTTCTCGCTGGTCGCCTCGTCCACCGCCCCGTGCCGGTCGAGCCCGACGTGGCAGTGCGCGTCGACCAGGCCGGGGAGCGCCCAGCCCCGGACGGTGCGGACGTCCCCGGAGGCCGGGCGCCGGTAGGTGACGCGGCCGCCGACCACCCACATCTCGTCCCGTGCGTCGTCCGGCCCGACGAGCACCCGCCCCTTGACATGCAGCACCGCGTGATCGCTCATGACCAGCACTCTACGAGCCCTGGCCTACCCTCGACCGAGAACATCACCGAACATCCATCCGAGCGAAGCGAGCACCGCCGTGACCCATCCGTTCCTGGACCTGACCCCGCTGACCGCCGCGCACTTCGCGGCCATCGAGCGGCGGGTCGCCGGCCTCCTCTCCACCGAGGCGGACGTGGTGGTCCCCCAGGGGGAGGCGCTGCTGCCGCTGGAGGGCTGCATCCGCGCCGGGGCGCGGCCGGGTTCGGCCGCGCTGAACGTGGTCACGGGCCCGTACGGGCAGACGTTCGGCCACTGGCTGCGCGACTCCGGCGCCGCGGTGGTCGACCTGGAGGTGCCGTTCCACACGGCGGTGACCGCCGAGGAGGTCGAGCGGGCCCTGGAGCGGCACCCGGAGATCGACTTCGTCTCGCTGGTGCACGCGGAGGCCGCCACCGGCAACACCAATCCGGTCGCGGAGATCGGCGAGGTCGTACGGGCCCACGGCGCGCTGTTCATGCTGGACGCCGTGGCCTCCGTGGGTGCCGAGCCGCTGCTGCCGGACGCGTGGGGCGTGGACCTGTGCGTGATCGGGGCGCAGAAGGCGCTGGGCGGTCCGGCCGGGGTGTCGGCGGTGTCGGTCAGCGAGCGGGCGTGGGAGCGCTTCGCGGCCAATCCGGCGGCGCCCCGGCGCTCGTACCTGTCGCTGCTGGACTGGAAGGACCGCTGGATCGACGGCGGCCGCAGGGCACTGCTGCACGCGCCCGCGCAGCTGGAGATGCTGGCGCTGGAGGCGTGCCTGGAGCGCGTCGAGGCGGAGGGGCTGGACGCGGTGACGGGGCGGCACGCCTCGGCGGCCGCGGCGACGCGTGCCGGGGTGCTCGCGCTGGGCGTGCTGGCCCCGTACGTGCACGAGGCCGGGGAGGCGGCCCCGGTGGCGACGACACTGCGCACGCCCGCGGGCGTGGACGCCGCGGACCTGGTGGCGAAGGCGCTGGCCGTCGACCCGTCGGTGCCGCTGGTCGCGGGCGGCGGCGCGCTGTCCGCCGAGATGATCCGGGTGAACCACTACGGCGCGGACGCGAGCCGCGACGTGGTGTCCTCGTCGCTCGCCGCACTGGGGGCCGCTCTCGGTGAACACGGCCACGGAACGGATGTCGCCGGCGCCCGTCGCGCGATTTCGGAAGCCTGGCAGGACTAATTCCCTCCGACCGCACCGAAAAATAAACAGCGCATTAATAAACGAATGCAGGGAGTCGCTTTATCAGGAGCGGCTCCCTGCATTCGTCTGCCCGCTTCCCCGGACCCTAAACGCATGAGTTCCCGCGAGATCCAGGAGCCATTCGGAGGGCGTTACGATCATGTGACAGACGCCACACAAACGTCTTTCTGCCCGATAACTCCCGGTCAAATGGGGAGAGTTCACCCCGACCTCGCGCCAGGGCGCGCGCTCGCGCGATAACACACGGAGCGAGTCCCGCCAACCCCTTCCCACGATGCAATTTACGAATTTGCTCGGTAAATTCAATCCGCATGACCACCGCATTGAGCATCGACAGCCCGAGCGTGGAGGACGGAGCCGCCATCTGGCGTATCGCCCGCGACTCCGAGGTCCTGGACCTCAACTCCTCGTACAGCTATTTGCTGTGGTGCCGCGATTTCGCCGCGACCTCCGTGGTGGCCCGCGGCCCGGACGGTGAGCCGATCGCCTTCGTCACCGGATACGTCCGGCCCGAGCGGCCGGACGTGCTGGTCGTCTGGCAGGTCGCCGTCGACGGGGAGCACCGCGGCCGCGGACTGGCCGGCACGCTCCTCGACGCGCTCACCCACCGCGTCGTCCCGCGCGGAGTCCGCGCGGTCGAGACGACCGTCACTCCGGACAACACCGCCTCGGACCGCCTCTTCACCTCGTACGCGGCCCGGCACGGCGCGTCACTGGACCGCGAGGTCCTGTTCGACGGCGGGCTCTTCCCCGACGGGGGACACGAGCCCGAGGTGCTGTACCGCATCGGCCCCATCGGCGACTGAGACCGGTGGACCGGCCGATCCCGGATCCCCCTTCCGCGCCGGGCCGGTTCCGGCCTGCCCGGCGCGCCCCCCGCACGACCCGCATCCCAGCTCCGTCCGACCCCCACATCAGGAGTGAAACGCAGTGACCATCACCCCGCCCGCCCTGAGTGTCTTCGAGACCCTGGAGTCGGAGGTGCGCAGCTACTGCCGCGGTTGGCCCGCCGTTTTCGACCGCGCGCAGGGCGCTCGCCTCACCGACGAGGACGGCCACACCTATCTGGACTTCTTCGCCGGCGCAGGGTCGCTCAACTACGGCCACAACAACCCGGTGCTGAAACGCGCGCTGCTGGACTACCTGGAGCGCGACGGGATCACCCACGGCCTGGACATGGCGACGACCGCCAAGCGCGCCTTCCTGGAGTCCTTCCAGAACGTCGTGCTGCGGCCGCGTGACCTGCCGTACAAGGTGATGTTCCCCGGCCCGACGGGCACCAACGCCGTCGAGGCGGCGCTGAAGCTGGCCCGGAAGGTGAAGGGCCGGGAGTCGATCGTCTCCTTCACCAACGCGTTCCACGGGATGTCGCTCGGCTCCCTCGCCGTGACCGGCAACGCCTTCAAGCGCGCAGGCGCCGGCATCCCGCTGGTCCACGGCACCCCGATGCCGTTCGACAACTACCTGGACGGCCAGGTCCAGGACTTCCTCTGGTTCGAGCGGCTGCTCGAGGACCAGGGGTCCGGGCTGAACAAGCCCGCCGCGGTCATCGTCGAGACCGTGCAGGGCGAGGGCGGCATCAACGTCGCCCGCGCCGAGTGGCTGCGCGCGCTGGCCGATCTGTGCCGGCGCCAGGACATGCTGCTCATCGTCGACGACATCCAGATGGGCTGCGGCCGCACCGGTGCCTTCTTCTCCTTCGAGGAGGCGGGCATCACGCCGGACATCGTCACCCTGTCGAAGTCCATCAGCGGCTACGGCCTGCCGATGTCGCTCTGCCTGTTCAACCCGGAGCTGGACGTCTGGGAACCGGGCGAGCACAACGGCACGTTCCGCGGGAACAACCCGGCCTTCGTCACGGCCGCCGCCGCGCTCGACACGTACTGGGCCGACGGGCAGATGGAGAAGCAGACCATCGCCCGCGGCGAGCAGGTCGAGCAGGCCCTCCTGGGTATCTGCGACGAGAACTCCGCCCTCGGTGCCCACTACCGCGGCCGCGGTCTGGTCTGGGGACTGGAGTTCACCGACAAGAGCCGTGCTTCGGCGGTCTGCGCCCGGGCGTTCGAACTCGGGCTGCTGCTCGAGACGTCGGGCCCGGAGAGCGAGGTGGTGAAGCTGCTGCCGCCGCTCACCGTGACGCCCGACGAGCTGGACGAGGGCCTGCGCACGCTGGCCCGTGCCGTCCGCGAGACCGCCTGACGCCCCCCGCGGCGCCGACCCACCCGTACGGCGAGGAAAAGAAAGGTTCTGAACACACCGTGATCGTCCGATCCCTCAAGGACATCGAGAACACCGACCGGCACGTCAGGTCGAAGTCCGGCACCTGGGAGAGCAAGCGCATCGTGCTCGCCAAGGAGAAGGTCGGCTTCTCCCTCCACGAGACCGTGCTGTACGCGGGTACGGAGACGTCGATGTGGTACGCG
It contains:
- the ectA gene encoding diaminobutyrate acetyltransferase; translated protein: MTTALSIDSPSVEDGAAIWRIARDSEVLDLNSSYSYLLWCRDFAATSVVARGPDGEPIAFVTGYVRPERPDVLVVWQVAVDGEHRGRGLAGTLLDALTHRVVPRGVRAVETTVTPDNTASDRLFTSYAARHGASLDREVLFDGGLFPDGGHEPEVLYRIGPIGD
- a CDS encoding SCO1860 family LAETG-anchored protein, with the protein product MKSNTFRMPVRRSTAAAAAAVLAVGPVALAAPAQATGGGDGRSSAVVLRTGLDVSLLSNSVRVPLKTSLNEVQAPASAEKTALAVQLEGVDQGKPFNVLQAEVASAKATADRDSAEGRVELAHAEVHVPGLPLLSLVEVGQVTSEAVCEVGRKPVARSRLLGSVTVLGRKTTLTTGGTTEVKVPGVGVVTLDLSRTGTTSRTAAATALELKVSVDPLKLNVAEVDGTLTLAEATCETPSGEPVDEPPATTAPDVKPQTGGEAAKPPATDDLAATGGDASTPWFAAGSVVLLALGGGAVALARRRA
- a CDS encoding sirohydrochlorin chelatase encodes the protein MTSPPALLIAADGVRHDAGAAALLDLVEHLGSRHPGIPVAAGLLGPGRWPLSEAVGELVAAGADRLAAVPLALVPDRWSEDALSTALDAVREEQPGLTVAVSRALGPDPALLALLEQRLDEALGGGARSPRDRADVTVLLAAPGSADPQANAEVHRAARLLWEGRGYAGVETAFVSTAAPDVPTGLDRCVRLGARRVVVLPYALFDGGPVERAVLHAEGWAEAHPDTDVRCAEVIGAADELADLVVDRYREAVASPVPAAAGRP
- a CDS encoding amidohydrolase family protein, which encodes MSDHAVLHVKGRVLVGPDDARDEMWVVGGRVTYRRPASGDVRTVRGWALPGLVDAHCHVGLDRHGAVDEATSEKQALTDRDAGTLLIRDAGSAADTRWIDDREDLPRIIRAGRHIARTRRYIRNYAHEIEPEDLVAYVAREARRGDGWVKLVGDWIDREVGDLTACWPRGAVEAAIAEAHRLGARVTAHCFAEDSLRDLVEAGIDCIEHATGLTEDLIPLFAERGVAIVPTLVNIATFPQLAAGGESRFPRWSDHMRRLHERRYDTVRSAWDAGIPVYVGTDAGGTLPHGLVAAEVAELVRAGLPVVDALSATAWGARSWLGRPGLEEGAPADLVVYDSDPRADVRVLAAPRTVVMRGRVVG
- a CDS encoding pyridoxal-phosphate-dependent aminotransferase family protein, with the translated sequence MTHPFLDLTPLTAAHFAAIERRVAGLLSTEADVVVPQGEALLPLEGCIRAGARPGSAALNVVTGPYGQTFGHWLRDSGAAVVDLEVPFHTAVTAEEVERALERHPEIDFVSLVHAEAATGNTNPVAEIGEVVRAHGALFMLDAVASVGAEPLLPDAWGVDLCVIGAQKALGGPAGVSAVSVSERAWERFAANPAAPRRSYLSLLDWKDRWIDGGRRALLHAPAQLEMLALEACLERVEAEGLDAVTGRHASAAAATRAGVLALGVLAPYVHEAGEAAPVATTLRTPAGVDAADLVAKALAVDPSVPLVAGGGALSAEMIRVNHYGADASRDVVSSSLAALGAALGEHGHGTDVAGARRAISEAWQD
- the ectB gene encoding diaminobutyrate--2-oxoglutarate transaminase, with the translated sequence MTITPPALSVFETLESEVRSYCRGWPAVFDRAQGARLTDEDGHTYLDFFAGAGSLNYGHNNPVLKRALLDYLERDGITHGLDMATTAKRAFLESFQNVVLRPRDLPYKVMFPGPTGTNAVEAALKLARKVKGRESIVSFTNAFHGMSLGSLAVTGNAFKRAGAGIPLVHGTPMPFDNYLDGQVQDFLWFERLLEDQGSGLNKPAAVIVETVQGEGGINVARAEWLRALADLCRRQDMLLIVDDIQMGCGRTGAFFSFEEAGITPDIVTLSKSISGYGLPMSLCLFNPELDVWEPGEHNGTFRGNNPAFVTAAAALDTYWADGQMEKQTIARGEQVEQALLGICDENSALGAHYRGRGLVWGLEFTDKSRASAVCARAFELGLLLETSGPESEVVKLLPPLTVTPDELDEGLRTLARAVRETA